The sequence TTCAGGTGCTCGACGGTGCCGATGCCCGGCAGCAGCAGGGCCGAGACCTTGGCCTGCTTGAGCTTGGGAACCACTGCCTCGAAGTACTCGCGGTCGGTGTGCGCCGGGAAACCGTAGTTCACCGAGGCGCCACCCAGGCCGTCGCCGTGGGTGATCTCGATCAGCGGCACGCCGGCCTCGTCCAGCGCGGTGGCGACGCTGACCATCTGCTCCAGGCTGATCTGGTGGCGCTTGGCGTGCATGCCGTCGCGCAGGCTCATGTCGTGCAGGCGGACTTTCTTACCTTGCAGGTTCATCGGGAATTCCTCAGCGAGCGGGCAGTTGCAGGGCGCCTTCGGCGGCGCGTTCGGCGAACATCTCGGCGGTGCGCAGGCCGGCGGCGGTCATGATGTCGAGGTTGCCGGCGGACTTGGGCAGGTAGTCGCCCAGGCCCTCCACCTCCAGGTACACCGAGACGCGCTTGCCATCGAACACCGGGCCGTTGATCAGCTTGTAGCCCGGCACGTAGCGCTGCACCTCGCGGATCATCGCGTGCACCGACTCGCGGATCGCCGCCTGGTCGGGCTCGCCGGCGGTCAGGCAGTGGATGGTGTCGCGCATCATCAGCGGCGGCTCGGCCGGGTTGATGACGATGATCGCCTTGCCCTCCTTCGCCCCGCCGACCTTCTCGATGGCGCCGGCGGTGGTGCGGGTGAACTCGTCGATGTTCTTGCGCGTGCCCGGACCGACCGAACGCGAGGAAACGGTGGCCACGATCTCGGCGTAGTCCACCGGCTGCACCCGCGACACGGCCGCCACCATCGGAATGGTCGCCTGGCCGCCGCAGGTGACCATGTTGACGTTCATGGCCAGGTTGCCGGCGTGCTCGGCGAGGTTCACCGGCGGCACGCAGAACGGGCCGATGGCGGCCGGGGTGAGGTCGATCATGATCACGCCCAGGGCGTTCAGCTTGCGGCTGTTCTCGGCATGCACATAAGCCGAGGTGGCGTCGAAGGCGATGCGGATGTCGTCGTCCAGCACATGCGGCAGCAGGCCGTCGACGCCCTCGGCGGTGGTCTTCAGGCCAAATTCGCGGGCGCGCTTCAAGCCATCGGATTCGGGGTCGACGCCGACCATCCAGACCGGCTCGATCCAGTCGGAACGGCGCATCTTCATCAGCAGGTCGGTGCCGATGTTGCCCGGCCCGATGATCGCGGCCTTGAGTTTCTTGCTCATGGAAAGCTCCCGTGGCGGAAGGGGAATCAGGGACGGAACGACACCCGGGCGCTGCCCAGGCCGTCGATGTTCAGTTCGAAGCGGTCGCCGGCGCGCGCCGGCTCCAGGGGCACCAGCGAGCCGGAGAGGATGATCTCGCCGGCCTTGAAGGGAATGCCGAAGGCGCCCAGCGTGTTGGCCAGCCAGGCCACCGCGGTGAGCGGGTTGCCCTGCACGGCGGAGCCCCGGCCCTCGCTGATCGGCAGGCCGTTCTTGTAGACGGTCATGCGCAGGTTCGGCAGGTCCAGCCCGCGCGGGTCGACCCGCTCGCGGCCGAGGACGAAGACGCCGCAGGAGGCGTTGTCGGCGACCGTGTCCTGGATGCGGATCTTCCAGTCGTGGATGCGCGAATCGACGATCTCGAAGCAGGCCATCACGCACTCGGTGGCATCCAGCACGTCCTGCTCGGTGACGCCCGGCCCCTGCAGGTCATGCTTGAGCTTAAAGGCGATCTCGCCCTCGGCGCGCGGCTGGATCAGGCGGTGCTCGGCAAGCGAGATATCGGCACCGCAGTCGAAGGACATGTCGCGGGTGATGAAGCCGAAGTCCGGCTGGTGCACGTTCAGCATGCGCTGCACGGCCTCGGAGGTGACGCCGATCTTCTTGCCGACGATGGCGTCACCGGCAGCCACACGGCGCTCGATGCTGTTCAGCGAGATGCGGTAGGCATCCTCGATGGTGATCTGCGGCCAGCGCTCGGTCAGCGGCGCCAAAGTGCGCCCGGCGAGCAGGGCCTGGTAGAGCTCCTCGCCGTACTGGCGATGCAACGCCTCGCTCATTTCGCGCCCTCCGCCAGGAAGGCCAGCACGTCGCGGTTGAACACCTCGCGGTGCTCGACCATCACCCAGTGCCCGCACTCGCTGAGCAGGATGAAACGAATATTGCGGCAGGCCTGCATCAGCGTCTGCGCGCCGCTGGCCGGGCAGAACTTGTCGTTCATGCCCCAGAACCCGAGGATCGGGCAGCTCAGCTCGGAAAGCCGCGCGGCCAGGTTCGGCACCTGCATGCGGGTCAGCACGTAGCGCGGCTGCTCCTTCACCACGGCGACGCGCTCGTTCACCGTCTCGTCGCTGATCTGCGAGGCATCGAAAAGTTGCAGCGAGAGCAGGCGGCGCATGCCCTCGGCATCGTTCAGCTCGCCATTGGCGAAGGCCGCCCCCATGCGCTGGATGCCTTCCATCTGCAGGTAGTACTGCTCCTTCTCCATCAACCCGCCGGGCGCCATCAGCACCAGGCGCGCGATGCGCTGCGGCTGGTCGAGGGCCATCTTGATGGCGATGGCGCCGCCCAGGGAGTTGCCGACGAGGGTGCAGCGCCGGATATCCAGGGCGTCGAGCAGGCCGAACATCGCCTCGACGAAGAAGTCCAGGGTGTAGTCGGTTTCCGGCTTGTCGCTCAGGCCGTAGCCGGGCAGGTCCGGCACCAGCACGCGATGCCCGGCGGCGGCGAAGACCGGGTAGTTCTGCTTGAAGTTGCTATGGCCGCTGGCGCCGGGGCCGCTGCCGTGGATGAACAGCACGGCGTCGCCGCTGCCGCTGTCCAGGTAGTGCAACCGGAGTCCGTCGTTGAGGGTGACGAAGTGCCCTTGCGGCAAGGCGGCCATGGCGCTGCTCCTGGGAGGGAATGTGCCGGGGATTCTTCGGCACGCCGCAGCGGGCGGCATCGTCCGAGAGGACTAGCGCGGCCGTAGGAGCGGATCTCATCCGCGAACCGCACGGCACGGTGTTCCCTGTAGGAGCGGCCCATGGCCGCGAATCGCGCGCATGGCGCGCTCCTACAGGTCGAAATCGGCGCGGGATTTTCGCGGATGAATCCGCTCCTACAGGAAGACGACGAACCGTCCGCCCGCACCGCACAGTCCCTCTCCCTCTTGCGGGAGAGGGTTGGGGAGAGGGCTCTGCCTAGTCCCTTCGGACGTGGGCGCCAGCCCCAGCTCCACCTAGGCTGGAAGCCTTTCCCGAAGAGGACGTGCGATGACACGAACGATGGATTTCAGCGGCCAGGTCGTCCTGGTCACCGGCGGCGCCAAGGGCGTTGGAAGAGGCATCACCCAGCGCTTCCTGGAACAGGGCGCCGAAGTGGTGATCGGTGGCCGGGAGGCGCCCGCGCAGTTGCCGGCGCATGAAGGCCGCGAAGCCTGGTTCGTGCCCTGCGACGTGCGCGACTTCGCGCAGCTGGAACAGCTGATGGCCGCCATCGACGAGCGCTACGGCCGCCTCGATGTGCTCATCAACAATGCCGGCGGGGCGCCTTATGCCAATGCCGCCGAAGCCTCGCCGCGCTTCTCCGAAGCCATCGTGCGCCTCAACCTGCTGGCGCCGCTCAACCTCTGCCAGCTGGCCAACCAGCGCATGCAGAAGCAGCCGCAAGGCGGCGCGATCATCAACATCTGCAGCGTCAGCGCCATCCGCCCCTCGCCGGGCACCGCCGCCTATGGCGCGGCCAAGGCCGGCCTGGTCAACCTGGGCCGTTCGCTGGCCGTGGAATGGGCGCCCAAGGTGCGGATCAACGCGGTGATCGGCGGGCTGATCCGCACCGAGCAGAGCCACCTGCACTATGGCGACGAAGCCGGCGTGGCCCGGGTCGCCGCGAGCATCCCGCTCGGTCGCATGGCCGAGCCGGGCGACATCGGCGACGCCTGCCTGTACCTCGCCTCGCCAATGGCCGCCTACGTCAGCGGCGCCGAGATCACCCTGCATGGCGGCGGCGAACGCCCGGCGTTCCTCGACGCGGCGCAGGGGTAGACCATGCTCAGCGCACGGCACGAGCTCATCCTCGACCTCACCCCGGAAGCCGCCTGGACCCACCTGCGCAACCTGGCCCTGGCGCCGCACTACGTGCCTGGTCTCACCGCCTGCGCCTTCCACCCCGGCCCGAAGGAAGGCCCGGGCGCCAGCCGCCGGGTGTTCATGAAACGCGGCTTCCTCGACGAAAGCGTCCTGCACTGGGAAGAAGGCGAAGGCTTCGTCCTGCGCCTGCACCGCGCCGAACAAGGCCCGCCCTTCCCCTTCCGTGAAGCCAGCTTCTGCTATGCGCTGCAACCGGAAGGCAACGGCCGCACCCGCCTGAGCCTGAGCCTGGATGGCGAGCTGCGCGGCGGCAAACTCGGCGAATGGCTGCTGGCCGGCGCATTGCGCAAGACCGTGGCGAAGATCGCGGTGAACCTGAAGGCGTTCTACGAAACCGGCCAGACGCAGAATGCGGATTTCGCCAAGGGCTGATCGGCACGAAATGGAACCTGTAGGAGCGCGCCATGCGCGCGATTCGCGGCCATGGGCCGCTCCTACAGGGGAACATCGTGCCCTGCCGTTCGCGCCGTAGGAGGGGTTGAGCCTGTGCTCAACCCATCCTACGAACGGGATACCTCGAAATGCCCGCGGAAGACGGTTTCCACGATCAGCCATCGGCCATCCACGCGCCGGTAACGGTCCTGGTAGAAACCACCGAGCTGCCGCGTAGCGCCGGTTTCGCCATCCCGATTCTGGTAATGCAACGCCCAACGCGCGCGGGCGTTTTCGGCATCCTCCAGGTCGATCTCCGGGTTAGCCGCATGGTGCAGGTCGATCACCCGCGGCACGCAGGCCAGTTCCTGGTACAGCGCCAGGAACGGCTCGCGCTCGCGGAACACGCCGAGCGGGCCGTAGTCGATCAGCACCTCGCCTTCGGCGAAGCAGTCGCGGATCGCCGCCACGTCCTTCAGGTCGCAGGCGTTCAGGTAGCGGTGCTTCAGTTGGCGAATGGCCTCCAGGGCCTCCAGCCGGGCGATGCGCTGTTCGAGGTTCATTCCGGTCGGCGCTCCATGTTCAGTTCGCCCCAGTAGGCTTTCATCGTGCGGATGCGGCCGTTGCCGTCGAACTCCATCACGTCGATCACATGCAGGCTGCACGGCTCGCCGTTCCATACCAGGTCGACGCGGAACGGCATGGCGCCGCTGCCGTTGCTCGCCACCCGCACCGGGCCGGTGAGTTGGGCGCTGGCTTCGGCGCGGCCGAGGCCTTCGCGGTAGAAGCGGGCGATGGCCTCGATACCCACGATCGGCGGCGCGCCCACCGGGTCCTCGATCACCGCGTCATCGGCGTAGAGGGAAAGGATGCCGTCGATATCCCCGGCATCCACCAGTTCGACATAGCGCGCCATGCGCCGGCGGATCAGTTGCGCGTCCATCAGGCCACCTCGAAGAGCGCGGCAGCGCCCATGCCACCGCCGATGCACATGGTCACCACCACGTAGCGCACGCCACGGCGGCGGCCTTCGATCAGCGCGTGGCCGACCATGCGCGCACCGGACATGCCGAACGGATGGCCGACCGCGATGGCGCCGCCGTTGACGTTCAGGCGCTCGTCGGGGATGCCCAGCTTGTCCTGGCAGAAGAGCACCTGGCAGGCGAAGGCTTCGTTGAGCTCCCACAGGCCGATGTCATTGACCGTCAGGCCGTGGCGCTTGAGCAGTTTGGGCACGGCGAACACGGGGCCGATGCCCATCTCGTCGGAGTTGCAGCCGGCCACCGCCATGCCGCGATAGATACCCAGCGGTTGCAGGCCACGGCGCGCGGCCTCGCGGGCCTCCATCAGCACCGAGACAGAGGCGCCGTCGGACAGCTGCGAAGCGTTGCCGGCGGTGATGAAACGCCCCGCCCCGCTCCACTGCCCGCCCTGCCACACCGGCTCCAGCGCGGCCAGGCTTTCCAGGCTGGTGTCGGCGCGGTTGCACTCGTCGCGGGTCAGCAGCACGGGTTCGTGGCGGCTCTCGCCGGTGGCCTTGTCCACCACCAGGCGCTGCGCGTTGAACGGCACGATCTCGGCGTCGAACAGCCCGTCGCGCTGGGCGGCGGCGGTGCGCTGCTGGCTGCGCAGGGCGTAGGCGTCCTGGGCTTCGCGGCTGATGCCGTAGCGCGCGGAGACGATCTCGGCGGTCTCGATCATCGGGATATAGGCCGCCGGGTCGCGCTCGATCACGGCGGCGGACTGGTTGCGATAGGCGTTCTTGTGCTTGTTCTGCACCAGCGAGATGGACTCCAGGCCACCGGCCACGGCGATGTCCAGCTCGTTGCAGATGATCCCCTTGGCGGCGATGGCGATGCTCATCAGGCCCGACGAGCACTGCCGCTCCACGGCCATGCCGGCGACGCTGGTCGGCAGCCCGCCGGCGATGGCGCAGAGGCGCCCGAGGTTATAGGCCTGGGTGCCCTGCTGCGCGGCGGCGCCGATGATGACGTCGTCCACCTCGCCCGGCTCGACGCCGGCGCGGCGCACCGCCTCGGCCACCACGTGGCCGCCCATGGCCGGGGCCTCGGTGTCGTTGAAGGCGCCGCGGAAGGCCTTGCCGATGGCGGTGCGGGCGGTGGAGACGATGACGGCTTCTCTCATGATGGGTTCCTTCGCAAATGGGTCGTCCCGGCCTCAGGCCGGGTAATAGCGGCTGATGGTGTCCACCACGCAGCCGGGGCGGTCTTCGCCGTCGATCTCGACGCTGACGCGTACCGTCGCCTGCACCGCGCCCTTCACCGCCTCGGCGGCGACCAGCTCGGCGCGGCCGCGGACCCGCGCGCCGGCCTTCAGCACGTTGGGGAAGCGCACGCGGTCGCAGCCGTAGTTCACGCCCATCGAGATGCCGCGCACCTCGACGATCTGCGGCAGGAACAGGTTGACCAGGGCCAGGCTCAGGTAACCGTGGGCGATGCACGCGCCATAGGGGCCGGCGGCGGCGCGCACGGGGTCGACGTGAATCCACTGGTGATCGCCCGTGGCTTCGGCGAACTGGTCGATGCGCGATTGCTCGACGGTCAGCCACTCGCTCTCGCCGAGGGTTTCGCCGACGCAGGCCAGCAGCTGTTCGGGATGCTCGAAGATGCGCGGCATGTCAGGCCCTCTGGCTGGAGACCGAGAGCACTTCGCCGGTCATGTACGAGCTGTAGTCGCTGGCCAGGAACATCATCACGTTGGCGATTTCCCAGGTCTCCGCCGCGCGGCCGAAGGCCTCGGTGGAGGCCAGTTTCTCCAGCAGTTCCTGGGGCGCGGACTTACGCAGGAAATCGTGCAGGGCGATGCTCGGGCTCACCGCGTTGATGCGGATGCCGTATTCGGCGGCTTCCAATGCAGCGCAACGGGTCAGCGCCATCACCCCGGCCTTGGCCGCGGCGTAGTGGCTCTGCTCCTTCTGCGCGCGCCAGCCGAGTACCGAGGCGTTGTTCACGATGGCACCTGCCTTGCGTTCCATCATGTGCGGGAGCATCGCGCGGGTCATGCGCATGGTGCCGGTGAGGGTCACGTCGAGGACGCGGTTCCACTCCTCGTCGGTCATCTCCACCAGGGTGCGCGAACCGCCAAGGCCGGCGTTGTTGATCAGCACGTCGACACCGCCCAGGCGCTCTTCGGCGGCAGCCACCAGGGCGCGCACCTGCTCCTCGTTGGTGACGTTGCAGACCTGACCGTACACCGCCTGCAGCCCGCAGGCCTGGCGGATACGCTCCACGGCCTCGTTCAGGCGGCCTTCGTGGATGTCGCTGATCATCAGCGCGCGGCAGCCTTCCTCGGCAGCGCGCAGGGCGGCGGAAAAGCCGATGCCGGCGCCCGCCGCGGCGGTGATCAGCACCGACTTGCCGCGCAGCAGGCCACGGCCGGATACGTATTCGGGGTTGAGCATGGGGGCGTTCTCCTAGCGGGGGGCCTTGGGTTCTTTCGGCAGGCCGAGCGCGCGCTCGGCGATGAGGTTGCGCTGGATCTCGTTGCTGCCGCCGTAGATGGTGTCGGAGCGGCTGAACAGGAACAGGCCCTGCAGGCGGTTGAGCTCGTAGGGCGCGCCGTCGAGGATTTCCGCCTCGGGGCCGAGCACATCCATGGCCAGCTTGCCCAGGCGTGCGTGCCAGTCGGCCCAGCACAGCTTGTAGATCAGCGCCTCGCGTTGCAGGCGGCCGTCCTGCGGGCCGGAGAGCATGCGCAGCGAGTTGTAGCGCAGCACCTTCAGCCCGCCCCAGGCCTCGGCGAGGCGCTGGCGCAGCAGCGGGTCGCGGGCGGCGCCGTTGGCGCGGGCGATGCGGATGACTTCGTCGAGTTCGTTCTGGAACTGCATCTGCTGGCCAAGGGTGGACACCCCGCGCTCGAAGCCCAGCAGCGCCATGGCGATCTTCCAGCCTTCGCCCGGCGCGCCGAGCAGGTTCTCGGCGGCGGTCTCGGCGTCGTCGAAGAACACCTCGTTGAATTCGGAGGTGCCGGTGATCTGCTCGATCGGCCGCACCGTGATACCCGGTTGGCGCATCGGCACCAGCAGGAATGCCAGGCCGTGGTGGCCGACGCTGCCCGGCTCGCTGCGGGCGATGACGAAGCACCAGTCGGACTCGTGGGCCAGCGAGGTCCAGACCTTCTGCCCGTTGATCTTCCAGACGTTGCGCTCGGCGTCGAAGCTCGCGCGGGTCTTCACCGCCGCCAGGTCGGAACCGGCGCCCGGCTCGGAATAGCCCTGGCACCAGAATTCGCGGCCGCTGACGATACCCGGCAGCAGGCGGCGCTTCTGCTCTTCAGTGCCGAAGGCGGCGATGGTCGGCCCGGCCAGGCCCTCGCCGATGTGGCCCATGCGGCCGGGGCCGCCGGCGCGGGCGTATTCCTCGTGGAAGATCACCTGCTGGTTGATCGACAGGCCGCGCCCGCCGTGCTCCGGCGCCCAGCCGACGCAGGTCCAGCCACCCTCGGCGAGCTTGCGCTCCCAGGCCTTGCGCTCCTCCGGGAAGCTGTGTTCGTCGCCCGGTCCGCCACGGAAGCGCAGCGGTTCGAACTCGCCGCGCAGGTTGTCCGCCAGCCAGAGTGCCACCTCGGCGCGAAAAGCCTCGTCGGCGGTGCTGAATCCGATCTTCATGGGCGTTCCTCCAGGATGGCCGCGGCGATGCGCTCGCGGTGCCAGGCCGGGGTGCCGAACAGGCCCTCGCCGGCGCGGGCGCGCTTGAAATACAGGTGCGGGTCGTATTCCCAGGTGAAGCCGACGCCGCCGTGCAGCTGGATCGACTCGGCGGCGCAGTGGAAGAAGGCCTCCGAGGCCTGCGACTTGGCCAGTGCGGCGGCCTGGGGCAGCTCGGCGGCGAGCGCGGCGTCACCCTGCCCGTCCAGCGCCTCCTGGGCCACGCAGGCGGCGTAATAGAGCGCCGAACGCGCGCACTCCACCTGCAGCATCATGTCGGCCATGCGGTGCTTGAGCGCCTGGAAGCCACCCACCGGGCGGCCGAACTGGCGGCGCTCCTGGGTGTAGGCGACGGTCAGGTCCAGCGCCTGTTGCGCACCGCCGACCTGCTCGGCAGCGAGGGCCACGGCACCGAGCTGCAGGACTTTTTCCAGCAGCGGCCAGGCTCCGCCCGGCTCGCCCAGCAGGGCATCGGCGGGCAGGTACAGGCCGTTCAATTCGATCTCCGCGAGCGTGCGGGTCTGATCCAGCGTCGGCAGCACGCGGCGCTGCAGGCCGGCGCTTTCGGCGGGCACGGCGAACAGGCTGATGCCTTGCGGCATGCGTGCGGGGATCAACAGAAGATCGGCACTGTGACCATCGATGACCGAGCGCAGGCGACCGTCGAGCACGAAGCCCTGGCCTTCCGCATGCGCCTGTACCTGGACGGCATCGGCGAAGGGCGTACTCAGCGCCAAGGTGGCGCTGAGGCTGCCTTCGGCCAGGCCGGGCAGCCAGCGTGCCTGCTGCCCTTCAGCGCCAAGCACGCGCAAGGCGCACACGGCCAGGGCGCTGGCGAAGAACGGCAGGGGCGAAAGACGGCGGCCCAGCTGCTCCTGGACGATGGCCAGCTCGACGAAGCCCAGGCCCAGGCCGCCATGGGCCTCGGGCACCAGCAGGGCCTGCCAGCCGAGTTCGGCGCAGATGCGCTGCCAAAGCGCCTGGTCGTGCCCGCCGGTGGCCATGGCCGCGCGCACGGCGCTGGAAGGTGAAGCGTCGGCGAGGAAGCTTTCCGCGCTGTCGCGGATCATCTGCTGCTCGTCGGTGAAGGCGAATTCCATGGGATACAGCCCTGTGGTTTCGGATGGACGAAGTCTGGCGGGAGACGCCTGGGGGGGAATCGTCCGAATGGACGTGGGGGAAGGACGCGGATGCTTGGCGGAACGGACGGCGCGGGACAGTTGTTTTTCGTAGGAGCGAGCTTGCTCGCGAACAAACCCCGTGCCGAAGCTGTTCGCGAGCAAGCTCGCTCCTACAGGTAAACCTCGGTGCAAGACCAAGCCGTAGGAGCGGCCCATGGCCGCGATTGAACCCCGTGCAGAGGGACAAGGCCCCGGGGACGCGCACTCCGGCGCGCAGGCGCTGGCAGGCTCGAGCCCGCCACCCGCTCCTGCGTCACGCCCCGCGCGCCTTCAACGTACGCGCCCCCGGGAGACACACTCAGCGCTCGAGCACCTCGCCGCCGACCGGCAGCGCCGGCTTCTCGCGCAAGCGCTGGCCGACGCCGAGCCAGACCGCCAGCGCGGGCAGGAGGAAGATCGCCCCCAGCACGTTGACCAGGAACATGAAGGCCAGCAGCACGCCCATGTCGGCCTGGAACTTGAGCGCGGAGAACGCCCAGGTGCCGACGCCGATGGACATGGTCACGGCCGTAAACACGGCCGCCGTGCCGCGCTGGCGCAGCGCCTCGTAGAAGGCTTCGCGCAGGCTCCTGCCGTCTTCCAGCTCATGCTGCACCCGCTCGAAGAGGTACACGCCGTAGTCCACCCCGACCCCGACGCCGAGGGCGATCACCGGCAGGGTGGCGACCTTCAGGCCGATGCCGAGCAGGGCCATGAGCGCGTTGCAGAGGATGGTCACCAGCATCAGCGGCACTATCACGCAGAGCACCCCGCGCCAGGAGCGGAAGGTGATCCAGCACAGCAGGGTGATGGCGACGAAGATCGATGCCAGCATCTGCGCCTCGGCGTGCTCCACCGCCTCGTTGGTGGCCGCCGCCACCCCAGCGTTGCCACCGGCCAGGCGGAAGCGGATCAGCGGGTTGTGCTCGGCGGCAATGAAGCGCTGCACTTCCTCGGTGACGTGCTTGAGGGTCGAGCCCTGGTGGTCGTCGAGGTAGACCAGGATGTTGAGGGTCTTGCAGCCCTCGGTGTTCAGCCCCAGCTCCGGGTTGGCCGCGCCGCCGCCGATGCGCAGGGCCGCCTCCGAGCGCTGCAGCGCCGCCCAGCGCGGGTTGGCCTCGTTGTTGCCGGCGACGTAGAGCTTCACCCCGCCGGCCACGCTGCGCACCGACTGCACGCCGGAGACGCCGCGCAGGAACAGGTCCAGGCGCTCGACCGCGTTCATCACCTCCCAGTTCAGGCAGGCCTCGCCCTGGCCGCTGGTCTCGGCGTAGACCGAGAGCACGTCCATGCTGATCGAGTAGCTGCCGACGATGGCCGCGTTGTCGCGGTTGTAGCGCGACTCGGCGCGCAGCTCCGGGGCACCGGCGCCGATGTCGCCGATGTGCAGGAAGCGCGAGCCGTAGGTGCCGGCGGCGAGCAGCACGAGCATGGCGGCGAGGCTCAGCAGCGCCGGGCCCGGCTCGGCCAGCGCCGCCAACGCCCACCAGGCGCGCTGGCGTTGCCCCGCTGGCACCCGGCGGGCGGCCCGCTCCAGCTGCAGGTGGGACAGGATGATCGGCAGGAACATCTTGTTGGTGACCACCATCAGGCCGACGCCCAGGCACGCGGTAAGGCCCAGCTCGCGGACGATGGGGATGTCGATGAGCATGATCACCATGAAGCCCAGGGCGTTGGCCAGCAGCGCCACCGTGCCCGGAATCGCCAGCTTGCGGAACGCCGCCTCGGCGGCTTCGCGCGGCGCGGCACCGGCCAGCACGTCCTGCTTCCAGGCGTTGGTCATCTGCACGGCGTGGGACACGCCGATGGAGAAGATCAGGAAGGGCACCAGCACCGACATCGGGTCGATGCCGTAGCCCAGCAGCGGCAGCAGGCCGAGCAGCCAGATCACCGGCAACAGCGCGACGCAGATCGCCAGCAGGGTCAGCTTCAGCGAACGGCAATAGAGCCACAGCAGCACGGCGGTGATGGCGAAGGCGATGGCGAAGAAGCCCAGCACCCCGTTGAGGCCATCCATCACCTCGCCCATGAGCTTGGCGAAGCCGACGATCTGGATGTCGACCTGTTCGCTGGCGAAGCGCGCGCGAATGTCTTCCAGGCGCTTGGCCACCGCCGCGTAGTCGAGCTTGCGGCCGGTCTGCGGGTCGACCTCCAGCAGGTCGGCCTGGACCATGGCCGAGCGCAGGTCGTTGGCCACCAGTTGGCCGATCTCGCCGGACTTGGCGACGTTGGTGCGGATCTGCGCCAGCCCCGTGGCGTCGGCGACGAAGTGCGAAGGCACGACCACGTCGCCGGTGAAGCCGTTCTCGGTGACCTCGATGTAGCGCACGTTGGGCGTGAACAGCGAGCGCACGCGGCTGCGGTTCACGCCGGGGGTGAAGAACACCTCGTCGGTGACCTTGCGCAGCACTTCGAGGAACTGCGGGTTGTAGATGTCCCCCTGGCCCTTCCAGTGCACGCTCAGCAGCACCCGGTTGGCGCCGGAGAAGGTGCTGCCGTGCTCGCGGAAGGCGGCCATGAACGGATGGCTGAGCGGGATCAGCTTGTTGAAGCCCGGGTCCAGGCGGGTGTGCAGCGACGAGGCGCCCAGGCCCAGGGTGATCAGCACGAAGAGCAGGCCGAGGACCTTGCGCCGGGCGATCAGCCCGCGGGCCATGGCGGCGACCAGGCGCTCGGTACGGGTTACAGCGGCAGACATCAGCGAATCTCCTGTGGCGAGGGCGGGACCTGGCCGGAAACCGGCAGCGCCAGGCGACGCAGCCCCGCGTCACTGGCCAGCAGCAGCTGACCGTCGGGCGGTACCAGCAGGTCGGTGAGGTTTTCCTGGCCACCGTCGCGCAGCACCTGGAAGGACAGGCCGCCATCATGGCTGCCCATCACCACGCCGCCCTGCCCGGCCAGCAGCACGGCGCCCTGCGAATCAATCGCGCCGGCATACAGCGAGACCGGCAGCGGCACCCGCACCGGGCGCCAGTGCAGGCCGTCGTCGTTGCTGCGGAACACCTGGCCGCGCATGCCGTAAGCCAGCCAGCTACCCCCGCCCAGGCCGAGCGCGCCATACAGCGAGCCGTTGTAGAAGGGTTCGACGGCCTGCCAGTGCGCGCCGCCGTCGAGGGAGCGCAGCACGCTGCCGGCTTCGCCGACGATCAGCCATTGGCGCCGATCCGGCGAGGCCACGATGGCGTTCAGGTGCCAGTCACC is a genomic window of Pseudomonas knackmussii B13 containing:
- a CDS encoding WD40/YVTN/BNR-like repeat-containing protein, producing the protein MRTILGLAACVLVAGAGALAFAPRGAPSLRPTEIPVERMQIDGIKATAAGLVLAGELGQIRLSLDQGRTWIAAKVSPQRQALITRLVFADSHNGLALGHEGWILRTTDGGRSWREAAFVENDGQPLMDAARLPSGDWLAVGAFGRVLRSTDGGQHWRGESIGAPGDWHLNAIVASPDRRQWLIVGEAGSVLRSLDGGAHWQAVEPFYNGSLYGALGLGGGSWLAYGMRGQVFRSNDDGLHWRPVRVPLPVSLYAGAIDSQGAVLLAGQGGVVMGSHDGGLSFQVLRDGGQENLTDLLVPPDGQLLLASDAGLRRLALPVSGQVPPSPQEIR
- a CDS encoding efflux RND transporter permease subunit; this encodes MSAAVTRTERLVAAMARGLIARRKVLGLLFVLITLGLGASSLHTRLDPGFNKLIPLSHPFMAAFREHGSTFSGANRVLLSVHWKGQGDIYNPQFLEVLRKVTDEVFFTPGVNRSRVRSLFTPNVRYIEVTENGFTGDVVVPSHFVADATGLAQIRTNVAKSGEIGQLVANDLRSAMVQADLLEVDPQTGRKLDYAAVAKRLEDIRARFASEQVDIQIVGFAKLMGEVMDGLNGVLGFFAIAFAITAVLLWLYCRSLKLTLLAICVALLPVIWLLGLLPLLGYGIDPMSVLVPFLIFSIGVSHAVQMTNAWKQDVLAGAAPREAAEAAFRKLAIPGTVALLANALGFMVIMLIDIPIVRELGLTACLGVGLMVVTNKMFLPIILSHLQLERAARRVPAGQRQRAWWALAALAEPGPALLSLAAMLVLLAAGTYGSRFLHIGDIGAGAPELRAESRYNRDNAAIVGSYSISMDVLSVYAETSGQGEACLNWEVMNAVERLDLFLRGVSGVQSVRSVAGGVKLYVAGNNEANPRWAALQRSEAALRIGGGAANPELGLNTEGCKTLNILVYLDDHQGSTLKHVTEEVQRFIAAEHNPLIRFRLAGGNAGVAAATNEAVEHAEAQMLASIFVAITLLCWITFRSWRGVLCVIVPLMLVTILCNALMALLGIGLKVATLPVIALGVGVGVDYGVYLFERVQHELEDGRSLREAFYEALRQRGTAAVFTAVTMSIGVGTWAFSALKFQADMGVLLAFMFLVNVLGAIFLLPALAVWLGVGQRLREKPALPVGGEVLER
- a CDS encoding acyl-CoA dehydrogenase family protein, whose amino-acid sequence is MEFAFTDEQQMIRDSAESFLADASPSSAVRAAMATGGHDQALWQRICAELGWQALLVPEAHGGLGLGFVELAIVQEQLGRRLSPLPFFASALAVCALRVLGAEGQQARWLPGLAEGSLSATLALSTPFADAVQVQAHAEGQGFVLDGRLRSVIDGHSADLLLIPARMPQGISLFAVPAESAGLQRRVLPTLDQTRTLAEIELNGLYLPADALLGEPGGAWPLLEKVLQLGAVALAAEQVGGAQQALDLTVAYTQERRQFGRPVGGFQALKHRMADMMLQVECARSALYYAACVAQEALDGQGDAALAAELPQAAALAKSQASEAFFHCAAESIQLHGGVGFTWEYDPHLYFKRARAGEGLFGTPAWHRERIAAAILEERP
- a CDS encoding SDR family oxidoreductase, which produces MLNPEYVSGRGLLRGKSVLITAAAGAGIGFSAALRAAEEGCRALMISDIHEGRLNEAVERIRQACGLQAVYGQVCNVTNEEQVRALVAAAEERLGGVDVLINNAGLGGSRTLVEMTDEEWNRVLDVTLTGTMRMTRAMLPHMMERKAGAIVNNASVLGWRAQKEQSHYAAAKAGVMALTRCAALEAAEYGIRINAVSPSIALHDFLRKSAPQELLEKLASTEAFGRAAETWEIANVMMFLASDYSSYMTGEVLSVSSQRA
- a CDS encoding acyl-CoA dehydrogenase family protein; protein product: MKIGFSTADEAFRAEVALWLADNLRGEFEPLRFRGGPGDEHSFPEERKAWERKLAEGGWTCVGWAPEHGGRGLSINQQVIFHEEYARAGGPGRMGHIGEGLAGPTIAAFGTEEQKRRLLPGIVSGREFWCQGYSEPGAGSDLAAVKTRASFDAERNVWKINGQKVWTSLAHESDWCFVIARSEPGSVGHHGLAFLLVPMRQPGITVRPIEQITGTSEFNEVFFDDAETAAENLLGAPGEGWKIAMALLGFERGVSTLGQQMQFQNELDEVIRIARANGAARDPLLRQRLAEAWGGLKVLRYNSLRMLSGPQDGRLQREALIYKLCWADWHARLGKLAMDVLGPEAEILDGAPYELNRLQGLFLFSRSDTIYGGSNEIQRNLIAERALGLPKEPKAPR